The following coding sequences are from one Neurospora crassa OR74A linkage group I, whole genome shotgun sequence window:
- a CDS encoding ribosome biogenesis protein: MLRQVKPRTARSKRALEKRAPKVNENPKTALFLRGTTCSQVTQDAMQDLYSLRQTHAKRFHKKNPVHPFEDASSLTFFSEKNDTSLILFGSSSKKRPHTITFCRTFDYKMLDMLEFYLDPETFRSIAQFKTKKVPVGTKPLMVFAGTAFESPVPNAFTTAKSMLIDFFRGEPSDKIDVEGLQYCVVVSADEPTSSSTDPSDPSTKPTLHLRAYLIRTKRSGQKLPRVEVEEHGPRMDFRLGRLQQPDADMLKAAMRKPKTNEERTKKNISMDSIGDKIGRIHMGKLDLSELQTRKMKGLKRSRDVVDEDFDDADMPMEGVKEVSDRIVGPRKKKARDVVEF; encoded by the exons ATGCTCCGCCAAGT CAAGCCGCGGACAGCCCGTTCCAAGAGGGCGCTCGAGAAGCGTGCCCCCAAGGTCAATGAGAACCCCAAGACCGCCCTCTTCCTTCGCGGCACCACCTGCAGCCAAGTC ACCCAAGATGCCATGCAAGATCTCTACTCGCTGCGCCAAACCCACGCCAAGCGCTTCCACAAGAAGAACCCCGTCCACCCCTTCGAGGACGCCAGCTCCCTGACCTTCTTCTCTGAGAAGAACGACACCTCGCTCATCCTCTTCGGCTCCAGCAGCAAGAAGAGGCCCCACACCATCACCTTCTGCCGCACCTTCGACTACAAGATGCTCGACATGCTCGAGTTCTACCTCGACCCCGAGACCTTCCGCAGCATTGCCCAGttcaagaccaagaaggtGCCCGTAGGCACCAAGCCTTTGATGGTGTTCGCCGGTACTGCTTT CGAATCCCCCGTCCCCAACGCCTTCACCACCGCCAAATCCATGCTCATCGACTTCTTCCGCGGCGAGCCCTCAGACAAGATCGACGTTGAGGGTCTGCAGTACTGCGTTGTCGTTTCCGCCGACGAgcccacttcctcctccaccgatCCCTCGGACCCCTCGACAAAACCCACCCTCCACCTGCGCGCCTACCTGATCCGCACCAAGCGTTCCGGCCAGAAGCTCCCCCGAGTCGAAGTCGAGGAGCACGGCCCCCGCATGGACTTCCGCCTCGGTCGCCTCCAGCAGCCCGACGCGGACATGCTCAAGGCTGCGATGCGCAAGCCCAAGACCAACGAGGAGCGCACCAAGAAGAACATCAGCATGGACAGCATCGGTGACAAGATTGGTAGGATCCATATGGGCAAGCTGGATCTCAGCGAGTTGCAGACGAGAAAGATGAAGGGTCTCAAGAGGAGCAGGGATGTGGTGGATGAGGACTTTGATGATGCGGATATGCCGATGGAGGGCGTCAAGGAGGTCAGTGACAGGATCGTGgggccgaggaagaagaaggcgagggATGTCGTTGAGTTTTGA